A single Defluviitalea saccharophila DNA region contains:
- the ftsY gene encoding signal recognition particle-docking protein FtsY translates to MGFFSKLVKGLTKTRSNIMEGIDQVLKSFKKIDEELFEELEEALIMADIGVDTTLNIINGLRIKVKEQKITDASELKQLLIEEISSLLERGDHEIHVDEGPTVILVIGVNGVGKTTTIGKLAHNMKQQNKKVLLAAADTFRAAAIDQLEVWGNRAGVDVIRHQENSDPAAVIFDAVQAAKSRKTDVLICDTAGRLHNKKNLMEELRKIFRIISREYPEARKEVLLVLDATTGQNALQQVKLFKEVADITGIILTKLDGTAKGGIIIAINSEMNIPVKYIGVGEGIDDLQPFNPQEFAKALFAEENNDSL, encoded by the coding sequence ATGGGCTTTTTCTCTAAATTAGTAAAAGGTTTAACCAAGACAAGAAGTAATATTATGGAAGGGATTGATCAAGTCCTTAAATCTTTTAAAAAGATTGATGAGGAATTGTTTGAGGAGTTAGAAGAAGCACTTATTATGGCAGATATAGGTGTAGATACTACCCTTAATATTATTAATGGTTTAAGGATTAAGGTAAAAGAGCAAAAAATTACAGATGCTTCGGAGCTTAAACAACTTCTTATTGAGGAGATTTCAAGTCTTCTAGAACGAGGAGATCATGAAATTCATGTTGATGAAGGTCCTACAGTAATTTTAGTTATAGGTGTTAATGGAGTAGGTAAAACAACGACCATAGGTAAATTAGCTCATAATATGAAACAGCAAAATAAAAAAGTTCTTCTGGCGGCAGCAGATACTTTCCGCGCAGCAGCCATAGATCAACTGGAAGTATGGGGAAACAGGGCAGGTGTTGATGTCATTCGCCATCAGGAAAATTCAGATCCGGCAGCGGTGATATTTGATGCTGTACAGGCAGCAAAATCTCGAAAAACTGATGTTTTAATCTGCGATACTGCAGGAAGACTGCATAATAAAAAGAATCTGATGGAAGAGTTAAGAAAAATATTTAGAATTATCAGCAGAGAATATCCTGAAGCACGTAAAGAGGTTTTACTGGTTCTGGATGCAACAACCGGTCAAAATGCATTGCAGCAGGTTAAACTATTTAAAGAAGTGGCAGATATTACAGGAATTATTTTAACCAAATTAGATGGAACAGCAAAAGGCGGTATTATCATTGCGATTAATTCCGAAATGAATATTCCCGTAAAATATATAGGGGTAGGGGAAGGCATAGATGATTTGCAGCCCTTTAATCCTCAGGAATTTGCTAAAGCCCTGTTTGCTGAAGAAAATAATGATTCCTTGTAA
- the rpmF gene encoding 50S ribosomal protein L32, protein MAVPKRKTSKARRDKRKANWKLTAPNLVECPKCGEAMMPHRACKACGTYNKRVVLDVE, encoded by the coding sequence ATGGCTGTACCAAAAAGAAAAACATCCAAAGCTAGAAGAGATAAAAGAAAAGCAAATTGGAAATTAACTGCACCAAATTTGGTTGAATGTCCAAAATGCGGAGAAGCTATGATGCCACATAGAGCATGTAAAGCTTGTGGAACATATAATAAAAGAGTAGTATTAGACGTAGAATAA
- the ylxM gene encoding YlxM family DNA-binding protein — protein sequence MDDILRITLLYDFYGELLTDKQKNIFELYYQNDLSLAEIAEQLQISRQGVYDTLKRSENILSQYEETLHLVDRFVRNKHCIKEMIQIMDEMEKDFNNPQKIKSQIQDMKNIAYKILDE from the coding sequence ATGGATGATATTTTAAGAATCACTCTTCTCTATGATTTTTATGGAGAGTTATTAACTGACAAACAGAAAAATATATTTGAGTTGTATTATCAAAACGATTTATCTTTAGCTGAGATTGCTGAACAACTTCAAATCAGCAGACAAGGGGTTTATGACACTTTAAAACGCTCCGAAAATATTTTATCTCAGTATGAAGAAACCTTGCATCTGGTTGACCGTTTTGTTAGAAATAAACATTGTATTAAAGAAATGATTCAAATCATGGATGAAATGGAAAAGGACTTTAATAACCCGCAGAAAATCAAATCACAAATTCAAGATATGAAAAATATTGCGTATAAAATATTAGATGAATGA
- the plsX gene encoding phosphate acyltransferase PlsX — protein MSDQTIVAVDAMGGDHAPHEIVKGCVEAAQQFNIKVILVGDENQINNELSHYSYDQSRISIIHASEIITMEESPVTAIRKKKDSSMVVGLNLLKQKEADAFISAGSTGALLAGGTFLVGRIKGVERPALAPLIPNKKGFSLLIDCGANMDSKPSYLAQFAQMGSIYMENIMGIASPKVGLVNVGAEKEKGNQLTKEAYPLLEALDLNFIGNIEARDIPYGKADVVVCDAFVGNIILKYTEGFGLSLFDIIKEELLRSTSSKIGALLSKSAFKRVKNRFDYTEYGGAPMLGLQGLVVKAHGSSNAKAIASAIRQAVKFKEQKIVEQIEQKINQ, from the coding sequence ATGTCAGATCAAACAATTGTTGCTGTGGATGCCATGGGAGGCGACCATGCTCCCCATGAAATAGTAAAAGGCTGCGTTGAAGCTGCTCAACAGTTTAACATCAAAGTGATTTTAGTTGGAGACGAAAATCAAATTAATAATGAGTTAAGTCATTATTCTTATGACCAGTCGAGAATATCTATTATTCATGCTTCTGAAATAATCACAATGGAAGAATCGCCTGTAACTGCCATAAGAAAGAAGAAAGATTCCTCCATGGTTGTAGGATTGAATCTTTTAAAGCAAAAAGAAGCAGACGCTTTTATCTCTGCCGGAAGTACCGGAGCCCTTCTTGCAGGAGGCACTTTTCTTGTAGGACGTATTAAAGGAGTAGAACGCCCTGCACTTGCTCCCTTAATTCCTAATAAAAAAGGCTTCTCTTTGCTTATAGATTGTGGTGCCAATATGGATTCAAAGCCTTCTTATTTAGCTCAATTTGCTCAAATGGGTTCGATTTATATGGAGAATATTATGGGCATTGCCTCCCCTAAAGTAGGATTGGTTAATGTAGGCGCAGAAAAAGAAAAGGGAAATCAGTTAACCAAAGAAGCATATCCACTACTTGAAGCATTAGATCTTAACTTCATAGGAAACATTGAAGCAAGGGATATTCCTTATGGAAAAGCAGATGTCGTTGTATGTGATGCATTTGTAGGAAATATTATTTTAAAATATACAGAAGGATTTGGGCTTTCTTTATTTGATATCATAAAAGAAGAGCTTTTGAGAAGTACTTCTTCAAAGATTGGCGCTCTGCTATCAAAATCAGCTTTTAAGCGGGTGAAAAATAGATTTGATTACACCGAATACGGCGGAGCACCTATGTTGGGACTTCAAGGATTAGTTGTAAAGGCCCATGGAAGTTCAAATGCAAAAGCAATTGCCAGTGCAATTCGTCAGGCAGTCAAATTCAAAGAACAAAAGATTGTAGAGCAAATTGAACAAAAAATAAATCAATAA
- a CDS encoding acetate kinase, with protein MNILVINCGSSSLKYQLINMKEEKVYAKGICERIGIEGSRLKHTPFNKETIIIESPMPNHKEAVKMVLDALTNENYGVVKSMDEISAVGHRVVHGGENFSESVIIDEEVKKAIEACSELAPLHNPPNLIGIEACEHLMPNTPMVAVFDTAFHQSMPNYAYLYAIPYELYEKHKIRRYGFHGTSHKYVAQRAAEILGKPVEELKIITCHLGNGASVCAVKNGKSVDTSMGFTPLAGLVMGTRCGDIDPAIVNYLEEKENLTSQEADNLLNKKSGVLGLSGISSDFRDIEDAIKEGNKRAILTMDVFNYTVAKYIGSYAAAMNGLDAVVFTAGLGENNHEVRRDVCKYLEFLGVKIDEEKNHCRGIERDFTAEGATVRTLVIPTNEELMIARETKNLLKK; from the coding sequence ATGAATATTCTTGTAATTAATTGTGGAAGTTCTTCTCTTAAATATCAATTAATTAATATGAAAGAAGAAAAGGTATATGCAAAAGGTATATGCGAAAGAATCGGCATAGAAGGTTCTAGACTTAAACATACTCCTTTTAATAAGGAAACGATCATCATTGAATCCCCCATGCCTAATCATAAAGAAGCAGTAAAAATGGTTTTAGATGCTTTAACCAATGAAAACTACGGAGTTGTTAAAAGTATGGATGAAATATCTGCTGTTGGACACAGAGTTGTTCACGGTGGAGAAAACTTTAGCGAATCTGTTATTATAGATGAAGAAGTTAAAAAAGCTATTGAAGCGTGCAGCGAATTGGCTCCTTTACATAACCCACCAAACTTAATAGGTATTGAAGCATGCGAACATTTGATGCCAAATACTCCTATGGTAGCTGTTTTTGATACTGCTTTCCATCAAAGTATGCCTAACTATGCATATCTATATGCAATACCATACGAATTATATGAAAAACATAAAATCAGACGTTATGGATTCCATGGAACTTCTCATAAATATGTAGCACAAAGGGCAGCAGAAATCCTTGGAAAACCTGTTGAAGAATTAAAAATTATTACTTGCCACTTAGGAAATGGCGCTAGCGTATGCGCAGTAAAAAATGGAAAATCTGTTGACACAAGTATGGGCTTTACTCCTTTGGCTGGCTTGGTTATGGGAACACGCTGCGGGGATATCGATCCTGCGATTGTAAATTACTTAGAAGAAAAAGAAAACCTTACTTCACAAGAAGCCGACAATTTATTAAATAAAAAATCAGGAGTACTTGGCTTATCAGGGATATCCAGCGATTTCAGGGATATCGAAGATGCAATTAAAGAAGGCAATAAAAGAGCTATACTTACAATGGACGTGTTTAATTATACGGTTGCAAAATATATTGGTTCATATGCTGCAGCTATGAACGGTCTTGATGCAGTAGTATTCACCGCAGGTTTGGGAGAAAACAATCATGAAGTTCGCAGGGATGTATGCAAATACTTAGAATTCCTTGGCGTTAAAATTGATGAAGAAAAAAATCACTGCAGAGGCATAGAAAGAGATTTTACAGCAGAAGGAGCAACGGTTCGTACATTGGTTATTCCTACTAACGAAGAATTGATGATTGCTCGTGAGACAAAGAATTTACTCAAAAAATAA
- the smc gene encoding chromosome segregation protein SMC: MYLKRLEIQGFKSFADTLKLDFNKGISAVVGPNGSGKSNIADSIRWVLGEQSAKTLRGAKMEDIIFAGTQNRKPLGFAEVTITLDNSDGKIPISFGEVSVTRRVYRSGESEYSINGTSCRLRDIYELFMDTGVGKEGYSIIGQGQIDRILSSKPEDRRFIFEEAVGIVKYKNRKLEAEKKLEIEKQNLIRIEDIISELEKQIQPLSVQAEKAKEYLSIKEKLKAIDLNIFIEEADILRKELSSLEESFSINEEELMRQKDLHTKQKEEYARIRKEIDQTEEEIFQIQNNILDIKTLIEKIEGDNKAILQDIHHLNQDITRLQNECDKIQVQMTQKDEEKVQLSFKVKGLTLELNSKKEILEEKEAQFNELTKLLSTSETEIERFKSDIIEKMNQSSELKSNIQKMKGLLEQIENRRSQIEIEKSRIKTQYKEQTVHLKALNKMYEDKQSTIHALQNDIDELTEHNEDIFEAIRQQSNSISNLTEKMHRIKSRQQILGQMEKEFEGFNKSVKNILRLKQENPQHWQGICGVVAELIKVPKGYETAIEVALGSSMQNIVTSTEEVSKKVIEYLRKNQLGRATFLPLSAIKEKELGKEKLQLLKEDGVLGIASSIISYEPIYHNVISYLLGRVIIVKDLDCGIALAKKYDHKYKIVTLDGDVFNAGGSMTGGSIYQKTSSIFSRSRELRELTSELNEIINQLEEARKNLTQYEEVKNKNLNTIEDKKSKVQELNIEIISRNHEIQQCKEVLLHIEDTKKQFALEEEQLDIQYKDLLVKLSEKNKMLNDIEKDIEEIHSKVDTHQSNIQSERALKEDLTQSITELKIQISSLEQNNDHISENMKRIEDEIQNLIVEKQKKEEEIKNCYEQTELKQKEIQENKSKIEDLNLSLKEKTDSQNGLQESKKQSLENLQQFEEKIEHTTKNIELIQQEMHRIENKKTKFKLEQDNLFNRIWEEYEETYNSALNYKKDMGSMTQMKKLSAEYNARIRNLGNINLDAINEYEKVKERYEFLSAQREDILNAEQKLRNIIQELTVSMEKQFKENFAVISSNFNEVFRELFGGGKGYLQLTEEDNVLESGIEIIAQPPGKKLQNMMLLSGGERALTAIALLFSILKMKPSPFCILDEIEAALDDANVNRFARYLKRFGDQTQFIVITHRKGTMEVADTLYGVTMQEQGISKLLSVKLSDVQENEEAS, encoded by the coding sequence ATGTATTTAAAAAGGTTAGAAATACAAGGCTTTAAATCCTTTGCCGATACCTTGAAATTAGACTTTAATAAAGGTATTAGTGCCGTAGTTGGACCAAATGGAAGCGGAAAAAGCAATATTGCAGATTCTATTCGATGGGTTTTAGGAGAACAAAGTGCAAAAACCCTTAGAGGAGCAAAAATGGAAGACATCATTTTTGCAGGGACTCAAAATAGAAAACCCCTTGGATTTGCTGAAGTGACTATTACTTTAGACAATTCTGATGGAAAGATCCCCATTTCTTTTGGTGAGGTAAGTGTTACAAGAAGGGTGTATAGGTCTGGAGAAAGTGAATATTCTATCAATGGGACCTCCTGCCGTTTAAGAGATATATATGAATTATTTATGGATACAGGTGTGGGGAAAGAAGGCTACTCCATTATTGGACAAGGTCAGATTGATAGAATACTCAGTAGTAAGCCGGAGGATAGAAGATTCATATTTGAAGAGGCAGTGGGAATTGTAAAATACAAAAATAGAAAATTAGAAGCAGAAAAAAAGCTGGAAATAGAAAAACAGAATTTAATACGTATAGAAGACATTATTTCCGAATTGGAAAAACAGATACAACCCTTATCTGTTCAAGCAGAAAAAGCAAAAGAGTACCTAAGTATTAAAGAAAAGCTCAAAGCGATTGATTTAAATATCTTTATTGAAGAAGCAGATATTTTAAGAAAAGAACTATCCTCTTTAGAAGAATCTTTTTCTATTAATGAAGAAGAATTAATGCGTCAAAAGGACCTTCACACTAAACAAAAAGAAGAATACGCCAGAATTCGAAAGGAAATAGACCAGACTGAAGAAGAAATCTTCCAAATTCAAAACAATATTTTAGATATTAAAACGCTCATTGAAAAAATAGAAGGGGATAACAAAGCAATTCTTCAAGATATTCATCATTTGAACCAAGATATCACTAGACTTCAAAATGAATGTGACAAAATACAAGTCCAGATGACTCAAAAAGATGAAGAAAAAGTACAGCTTTCATTTAAAGTTAAAGGGCTCACTTTAGAATTAAATAGCAAGAAAGAAATTTTAGAAGAAAAGGAAGCTCAATTTAACGAACTCACAAAATTACTATCAACGAGTGAAACGGAAATTGAGCGGTTTAAATCTGATATCATTGAAAAAATGAATCAATCTTCAGAGTTAAAAAGCAATATACAAAAAATGAAGGGGCTTTTGGAACAAATCGAAAATCGCAGAAGCCAAATTGAAATAGAAAAAAGCCGCATTAAAACTCAATACAAAGAACAAACTGTTCATCTAAAAGCGCTCAATAAGATGTATGAGGACAAGCAAAGTACAATTCATGCTTTGCAAAATGACATAGATGAATTAACGGAACATAATGAAGATATTTTTGAAGCAATCCGTCAGCAATCCAATAGTATTAGCAACTTAACGGAAAAAATGCATCGGATTAAATCCAGACAGCAGATTCTAGGACAAATGGAAAAAGAATTTGAAGGCTTTAATAAAAGCGTTAAAAATATTTTACGATTAAAGCAGGAAAATCCTCAACATTGGCAGGGGATCTGCGGCGTAGTTGCAGAACTGATTAAAGTTCCCAAAGGATATGAAACAGCCATTGAAGTTGCCCTTGGAAGCAGTATGCAAAATATTGTTACCAGCACTGAAGAAGTTTCGAAGAAAGTAATTGAGTATTTAAGAAAAAATCAATTAGGCCGGGCTACTTTTTTACCTCTTTCTGCAATCAAAGAAAAAGAATTGGGAAAAGAAAAACTACAACTGTTAAAAGAAGATGGCGTCCTTGGCATTGCGTCTTCTATTATAAGCTATGAACCGATTTATCATAATGTTATTTCCTATTTGTTAGGCAGAGTCATTATTGTAAAAGATCTTGACTGCGGAATTGCTCTTGCCAAAAAGTATGACCATAAATATAAAATAGTTACTTTAGACGGAGATGTATTCAATGCCGGAGGGTCTATGACCGGAGGAAGCATCTACCAAAAAACAAGCAGTATTTTTTCAAGATCAAGGGAACTAAGAGAATTAACCAGTGAATTGAATGAAATAATAAACCAATTAGAAGAAGCAAGAAAAAATTTGACTCAGTATGAAGAGGTTAAAAATAAAAATTTAAACACTATTGAAGATAAAAAATCAAAAGTTCAAGAACTCAATATTGAGATCATATCAAGAAATCATGAAATACAGCAGTGCAAAGAAGTGCTTTTACATATAGAAGATACGAAGAAGCAATTTGCATTAGAAGAAGAACAATTAGATATTCAGTATAAAGATCTGTTGGTTAAACTATCGGAAAAAAATAAAATGCTCAATGACATTGAAAAAGACATTGAAGAGATCCATAGTAAAGTAGATACCCATCAATCTAATATTCAAAGCGAACGGGCATTAAAAGAAGATTTAACTCAAAGCATTACGGAACTTAAAATTCAGATTTCTTCTTTAGAACAAAATAATGATCACATCAGTGAAAATATGAAACGAATAGAAGATGAAATTCAAAATTTAATAGTAGAAAAGCAGAAAAAAGAAGAAGAAATAAAAAATTGTTATGAACAAACAGAATTAAAACAAAAAGAAATTCAAGAAAACAAGAGTAAGATAGAAGATTTAAATTTATCCTTAAAAGAGAAAACAGACAGCCAAAATGGCTTGCAGGAATCTAAAAAGCAAAGTCTGGAAAACCTTCAACAATTTGAAGAAAAAATTGAGCATACCACAAAAAACATTGAGCTCATTCAGCAGGAAATGCATCGCATAGAAAATAAAAAGACAAAATTTAAATTAGAGCAGGATAATCTATTTAATCGTATCTGGGAAGAATATGAAGAGACTTATAACTCTGCATTAAATTATAAAAAAGATATGGGTTCTATGACCCAAATGAAAAAATTGTCCGCTGAATATAATGCTCGAATCAGAAACCTGGGTAATATCAACTTAGATGCAATCAATGAGTATGAAAAAGTAAAGGAAAGATATGAATTTCTTTCCGCTCAAAGAGAAGATATTCTTAATGCTGAGCAAAAACTGCGCAATATTATTCAAGAGTTAACAGTTTCTATGGAAAAGCAGTTCAAAGAGAATTTTGCTGTAATTTCCTCTAACTTTAATGAAGTCTTTAGAGAATTGTTTGGAGGAGGCAAAGGCTATCTTCAGTTGACGGAGGAAGATAACGTTCTAGAGTCAGGCATTGAGATTATCGCTCAGCCCCCGGGTAAAAAACTCCAAAACATGATGCTTTTATCAGGAGGGGAAAGGGCGCTGACTGCTATCGCACTATTGTTCTCAATCTTAAAAATGAAACCTTCACCATTTTGTATACTGGATGAAATAGAAGCTGCTTTAGACGATGCCAATGTTAATCGCTTTGCCCGTTATTTAAAAAGATTTGGCGATCAAACACAATTCATCGTTATTACCCATAGAAAAGGAACCATGGAGGTCGCTGATACCTTGTATGGAGTGACCATGCAAGAACAAGGCATTTCAAAATTACTTTCAGTTAAACTTTCTGATGTACAGGAGAATGAAGAAGCAAGTTAA
- the rnc gene encoding ribonuclease III: MKKSNPRKIEDLEKIIGYSFKNENWIMEALTHSSYSNESKKHNLPNNERLEFLGDAILDLIISDYIFHKYPYMPEGELTKLRASIVCEPSLADAALKIHLGDFIYLGKGEELSGGRERVSILADTFEALLGAIYLDGKMESAIEFVQRILIPSIEFIKNNNMYMDYKTLLQEKIQKTSSSPIDYHTINETGPDHNKEFFVEVRHNGAVLGQGKGRSKKEAEQNAAFNALHSFMR; this comes from the coding sequence ATGAAAAAATCGAATCCCAGAAAAATTGAGGATTTAGAAAAAATTATCGGCTATTCATTTAAGAATGAAAACTGGATCATGGAGGCTTTAACCCATAGTTCGTATTCCAACGAAAGTAAAAAACATAATCTTCCAAATAATGAGCGATTAGAATTCCTCGGAGATGCCATTTTGGATTTAATTATCAGTGACTATATTTTTCATAAATATCCTTATATGCCAGAAGGGGAATTAACGAAGCTAAGAGCAAGCATAGTATGTGAACCATCTTTGGCAGATGCCGCCCTAAAAATACATCTAGGGGATTTTATTTATCTTGGTAAAGGCGAAGAATTGTCCGGTGGACGAGAACGAGTTTCCATTTTAGCAGATACCTTCGAAGCTTTATTGGGTGCAATTTACCTTGATGGAAAAATGGAAAGTGCCATTGAATTTGTACAAAGGATATTAATTCCATCCATTGAGTTCATTAAAAATAATAATATGTATATGGACTATAAAACTCTTTTACAAGAAAAAATTCAAAAAACCAGTTCCTCTCCAATTGATTACCATACCATCAATGAAACTGGTCCCGATCATAATAAAGAATTCTTTGTTGAAGTAAGACATAATGGTGCTGTACTTGGTCAAGGAAAAGGCAGAAGTAAAAAGGAAGCGGAACAAAATGCAGCCTTTAACGCACTCCATTCGTTTATGAGGTGA
- the ffh gene encoding signal recognition particle protein gives MAFESLSDKLQDVFKKLKSKGKLTEKDVNAALREVKLALLEADVNFKVVKSFIDKIKQRAVGHDVLESLTPGQQVIKIVHEELIDLMGSTQSKLTFSNNPPTVYMMVGLQGAGKTTTSGKLGGQIKKMGKKPLLVACDVYRPAAIKQLQVVGSQVGIPVFSIEDSKQPVEIAKAALQYAKDNRNDIVIIDTAGRLHIDEKLMDELEEIKSVVKPQEILLVVDAMTGQDAVNVAESFNEKLGIDGVILTKLDGDTRGGAALSVRSVTQKPIKYVGLGEKLEDLQPFYPDRMASRILGMGDVLTLIEKAQQSFDEKKVSALEQKFRKMEFDFDDFLEQMQQVKKMGPLNQILGMIPGMNAQKLGDIDIDEKEIAHVEAIIKSMTKEERKDPSILNGSRKKRIAAGSGRDLQEVNRLIKQFEQMRKMMKQFSDMTKGKKGKFKLPFM, from the coding sequence ATGGCTTTTGAAAGTTTGTCTGACAAGCTTCAAGATGTTTTTAAAAAGCTAAAAAGTAAAGGGAAATTAACAGAAAAGGATGTTAATGCTGCACTGCGAGAAGTAAAATTAGCATTGCTTGAAGCAGATGTTAACTTCAAAGTAGTTAAATCATTTATTGATAAAATTAAACAAAGAGCCGTTGGACATGATGTTTTAGAAAGTTTAACGCCAGGGCAGCAAGTGATTAAAATTGTACATGAAGAGTTAATTGACTTGATGGGAAGTACTCAAAGCAAATTGACCTTTTCTAATAATCCCCCTACCGTATATATGATGGTAGGTTTGCAGGGTGCCGGAAAAACAACTACTTCCGGTAAACTAGGCGGTCAAATAAAGAAAATGGGTAAAAAACCTTTACTGGTTGCTTGCGACGTTTATCGTCCGGCAGCGATTAAACAGCTTCAAGTTGTAGGCTCTCAAGTTGGTATTCCCGTATTTTCTATAGAAGATTCCAAGCAGCCGGTTGAAATTGCAAAAGCTGCTTTGCAATATGCAAAAGACAATCGTAATGATATTGTGATCATCGACACCGCCGGTCGTCTTCATATTGATGAAAAGCTGATGGATGAATTAGAAGAAATCAAATCTGTTGTAAAGCCTCAGGAAATTCTTCTTGTTGTAGATGCTATGACTGGTCAGGATGCTGTTAATGTTGCAGAAAGTTTTAATGAAAAATTAGGAATTGACGGAGTCATATTGACCAAATTGGATGGAGATACCAGGGGAGGAGCAGCATTATCTGTTCGCTCAGTTACTCAAAAGCCAATAAAGTATGTTGGGTTAGGAGAGAAACTGGAAGATCTTCAACCATTTTATCCTGATAGAATGGCTTCAAGAATATTAGGAATGGGAGATGTTTTAACCCTTATCGAAAAAGCTCAGCAGAGCTTTGACGAAAAAAAGGTTTCTGCATTGGAACAGAAATTTAGAAAAATGGAATTTGATTTCGATGATTTCTTAGAACAAATGCAGCAGGTTAAAAAAATGGGCCCATTAAATCAAATATTGGGTATGATTCCTGGTATGAATGCACAAAAATTAGGTGATATTGATATTGATGAAAAAGAAATTGCCCATGTTGAAGCCATTATAAAATCAATGACAAAAGAAGAAAGAAAAGATCCATCCATTTTAAACGGCTCAAGAAAAAAGAGAATTGCTGCCGGAAGTGGAAGAGATCTTCAGGAAGTCAATCGACTGATTAAACAGTTTGAACAGATGAGGAAAATGATGAAGCAATTCTCTGATATGACAAAAGGCAAAAAAGGAAAATTCAAACTTCCTTTTATGTAA
- the acpP gene encoding acyl carrier protein: protein MILKKVKEIIAEQLNIQESEITEETSFQDDLGADSLDIFQIIMALEEEFDMEISNEDAEKISTVGDAVEYIKNAVASE, encoded by the coding sequence ATGATACTTAAAAAGGTGAAAGAAATTATAGCTGAACAACTTAATATTCAAGAATCAGAAATTACCGAAGAAACATCTTTCCAAGATGACCTAGGTGCAGATTCTTTGGATATATTTCAAATTATTATGGCATTAGAAGAAGAATTTGATATGGAAATTTCAAATGAAGATGCTGAAAAAATTTCAACTGTAGGAGATGCAGTAGAATATATTAAAAATGCAGTTGCTTCTGAATAA
- a CDS encoding DUF177 domain-containing protein: MIVNVSRIIKIPDSTMELSFEEKINFIESSSGKIKLLKPINFTGTLVNDGKVLYLNGSLSTVLELYCDRCTKPVETSLSINIEEQFSSESIDEEEIHTINSGSEIDLTPILIDAILLNIPMKTVCDTQCKGLCPQCGQNLNEGMCDCSEHDVDPRFAVLKTLFKDSE, from the coding sequence ATGATAGTAAATGTGTCGAGAATCATTAAAATTCCTGATTCAACTATGGAATTATCTTTTGAAGAAAAGATCAATTTCATTGAGTCTAGTTCTGGAAAAATAAAGCTCCTTAAGCCTATTAATTTTACTGGTACATTAGTAAATGATGGGAAAGTACTTTATTTGAATGGTAGTCTTTCGACTGTTTTAGAATTGTACTGTGATCGTTGTACAAAACCAGTGGAAACCTCTTTATCGATAAATATTGAAGAGCAGTTCAGCAGCGAATCAATCGATGAAGAAGAAATTCATACAATTAATAGTGGAAGTGAAATAGATTTAACGCCGATATTAATTGACGCTATTTTGTTGAACATACCCATGAAAACAGTATGTGATACACAATGCAAAGGTCTTTGTCCTCAGTGTGGACAAAATCTCAATGAGGGTATGTGTGACTGCAGTGAACACGATGTAGATCCACGTTTTGCAGTTCTAAAGACCTTATTTAAGGATTCAGAATAA